A single Blastococcus colisei DNA region contains:
- a CDS encoding protein kinase domain-containing protein — translation MPAAVPPADAGALRPPVVPGYTLETLLGRGGSGEVWRAAPRRGGEPVAVKVLVAGDPERQAREAALLGGLDHPHLVRLIEVVHQPQRGGATRVALVLELLAGGSLAALLARRGRLRPGEVVTAIAPVAAALAHAHGNGVVHGDLSPGNIVFTAEGRPVLTDLGVGRVLGEAAAAEVTPPYVDPTVARGGAPGPASDVFGIAAAAFHALTGIAPWNAATPADTLAVAAVGLLPDLAELAPDAPPELVAVINRGLADDPHDRGSAAAFALDLRHACRPEPVRLPVDGVPDADLGRTGRGPRTELTHQVAGRRPRPAPVIAEAPGRWARWRRTSADRTARRAGAPAVRRVALGALAVLLVGAGALGVYRLTDTVPTGDSSAETVVAAVVADLPGRGRAPTPDGEGGAAGPGRSRAPDVGAVAPRPEAAQAPAPAGVPDSVQGWRAVVAELYAHRAAAFASGSVERLADVYTEGSGVRTADEEHVRALSAAGEVLRGFAPRVVAVTAAGTPGDRVALDLVDRWADYAVVPAGAPDGPAVRTVPGRAEATVRMVLVRTTDGWRIESARRLS, via the coding sequence ATGCCTGCCGCAGTTCCGCCCGCGGATGCCGGTGCTCTCCGGCCGCCCGTGGTTCCCGGCTACACGCTGGAGACGCTGCTCGGTCGAGGTGGTTCGGGAGAGGTCTGGCGCGCGGCGCCGCGGCGCGGTGGCGAACCGGTCGCCGTCAAGGTGCTCGTAGCGGGGGATCCGGAGCGGCAGGCACGGGAGGCGGCCCTGCTCGGTGGGCTCGACCACCCCCATCTGGTGCGGCTGATCGAGGTGGTCCACCAGCCGCAGCGCGGCGGGGCCACCCGCGTCGCCCTCGTCCTGGAACTGCTGGCCGGTGGCAGCCTGGCGGCGTTGCTGGCGCGGCGGGGGCGCCTCCGTCCGGGGGAGGTGGTGACGGCGATCGCCCCCGTCGCCGCTGCTCTGGCGCACGCCCACGGCAACGGGGTGGTCCACGGCGACCTCTCCCCGGGCAACATCGTCTTCACCGCCGAGGGCCGCCCGGTCCTGACCGACCTGGGCGTGGGACGGGTGCTGGGGGAGGCCGCGGCCGCGGAGGTCACGCCGCCCTACGTCGACCCCACCGTCGCTCGGGGCGGCGCACCTGGACCGGCATCCGACGTCTTCGGCATCGCCGCGGCGGCGTTCCACGCCCTGACCGGCATCGCCCCCTGGAACGCCGCGACGCCGGCCGACACCCTCGCCGTGGCGGCCGTAGGGCTGCTTCCCGACCTCGCGGAACTGGCGCCCGATGCGCCGCCCGAACTCGTTGCCGTCATCAACCGGGGCCTGGCCGACGACCCGCACGACCGCGGGTCGGCTGCGGCGTTCGCCCTGGACCTGCGGCACGCCTGCCGTCCCGAGCCGGTCCGGCTGCCCGTCGACGGCGTTCCCGATGCGGACCTGGGCCGCACCGGTCGTGGGCCGCGGACGGAACTGACCCATCAGGTGGCCGGCCGCCGGCCCCGGCCCGCGCCGGTGATCGCCGAGGCGCCCGGGCGGTGGGCACGCTGGCGCCGGACGTCAGCGGATCGGACCGCCCGGCGCGCCGGTGCTCCCGCCGTCCGCCGGGTGGCACTCGGGGCGCTGGCGGTGCTGCTCGTGGGCGCCGGCGCGCTGGGCGTGTACCGGCTGACGGACACCGTGCCCACCGGTGACAGCTCGGCGGAGACCGTCGTCGCCGCCGTGGTCGCCGACCTGCCCGGGCGCGGGAGAGCGCCCACACCTGACGGGGAGGGCGGTGCGGCGGGCCCAGGCAGATCCCGTGCACCCGACGTGGGCGCGGTGGCACCCCGCCCCGAAGCCGCGCAGGCGCCGGCCCCTGCCGGGGTGCCGGACTCGGTCCAGGGCTGGCGGGCGGTGGTCGCCGAGCTCTACGCGCACCGGGCGGCGGCATTCGCCTCCGGATCGGTCGAGCGGCTGGCCGACGTCTACACGGAGGGAAGCGGCGTGCGCACCGCCGACGAGGAACACGTCCGGGCGCTGTCGGCCGCCGGTGAGGTGCTGCGCGGGTTCGCTCCCAGGGTGGTCGCGGTGACCGCCGCCGGAACCCCGGGTGACCGGGTGGCGCTCGACCTGGTCGACCGGTGGGCCGACTACGCAGTGGTTCCGGCCGGGGCTCCGGACGGGCCGGCCGTGCGGACTGTGCCCGGCCGCGCCGAGGCGACGGTGCGGATGGTCCTGGTGCGCACCACCGACGGGTGGCGGATCGAGAGCGCGCGCCGGCTGTCCTGA
- a CDS encoding NAD(P)/FAD-dependent oxidoreductase has translation MSSRAEVVVVGAGLAGLSAATRLAAADVDVQVLEAGTHVGGRLATERIDGFVVDRGFQVLNTGYPRAADLDLDALRLGWFRRGAVVRVDGRAHRVVDPRQAPGDVVGTATAPIGSLRDKAALAAFSLRSGYAPVDRLLASPERTAEQALRSAGAGDVALERFFRPFLAGVLLEDELATSSRYLDLLWRSFVRGSIGLPAAGMQAVGEQLAGRLDPERLHLRTAVRAVSRGSVVTDAGTWTAGAVVVATDPGTAARLLPAVEASAPRQVTTHFHVLPESPWREPLIVLGQPAGRLVNSVVLSDAQPRYSPDGRALVASSSLVTTREDEVRTEIAEAHGVAPSDLDHLTSVTVPGAQPAAVPPLQLRRPVDLGDGIYVCGDHRDTPSIQGAMASGARAARAVLRALRPTTAPDDRSAS, from the coding sequence ATGTCGTCGCGGGCCGAGGTCGTGGTGGTGGGGGCCGGGCTGGCCGGCCTGTCGGCCGCCACCCGGCTGGCGGCTGCCGACGTGGACGTGCAGGTGCTCGAGGCAGGCACCCACGTCGGCGGGCGGTTGGCCACCGAGCGCATCGACGGGTTCGTCGTCGACCGGGGCTTCCAGGTGCTCAACACGGGCTATCCGCGCGCGGCCGACCTGGACCTCGACGCCCTGCGGCTGGGCTGGTTCCGGCGTGGTGCAGTCGTCCGCGTGGACGGCCGCGCCCACCGGGTGGTCGACCCACGGCAGGCCCCGGGTGACGTCGTCGGAACGGCGACGGCCCCGATCGGCTCACTGCGGGACAAGGCCGCGCTCGCCGCCTTCTCCCTGCGTTCCGGGTACGCCCCCGTGGACCGGCTCCTCGCGTCCCCCGAGCGGACCGCGGAGCAGGCACTTCGATCGGCGGGCGCGGGCGACGTCGCCCTGGAGCGGTTCTTCCGGCCCTTCCTCGCCGGGGTGCTCCTCGAGGACGAGCTCGCCACGTCCAGCCGCTACCTCGACCTGCTGTGGCGCAGTTTCGTGCGAGGCTCCATCGGCCTCCCCGCCGCGGGCATGCAGGCCGTCGGTGAGCAGCTCGCCGGCCGGCTGGACCCCGAACGCCTCCACCTGCGGACCGCCGTGCGCGCCGTCTCCCGCGGCTCGGTCGTCACGGACGCCGGCACCTGGACGGCCGGCGCGGTCGTCGTCGCCACCGATCCGGGCACCGCGGCGCGGTTGCTGCCGGCCGTCGAGGCGTCGGCACCCCGGCAGGTCACGACCCATTTCCACGTGCTGCCGGAGTCACCGTGGCGGGAGCCCCTGATCGTCCTCGGACAACCGGCCGGCCGGCTGGTCAACAGCGTGGTCCTGTCCGACGCCCAGCCGCGCTACAGCCCCGACGGACGCGCGCTGGTGGCCAGCTCCAGCCTGGTGACGACCAGGGAGGACGAGGTCCGCACCGAGATCGCGGAGGCGCACGGCGTCGCTCCCTCGGACCTCGACCACCTCACGTCCGTCACGGTCCCCGGCGCCCAGCCCGCCGCCGTCCCGCCGCTGCAGCTGCGGCGCCCGGTCGACCTGGGCGACGGCATCTACGTCTGCGGCGACCACCGCGACACCCCGTCCATCCAGGGCGCGATGGCCAGCGGAGCCCGCGCAGCACGCGCCGTCCTCCGCGCGCTACGTCCCACGACCGCCCCCGACGACCGGAGTGCCTCCTGA